A region of the Candidatus Eisenbacteria bacterium genome:
GCCGCGGGTTCCCTGGACGCAGTGGTCGGGCCAGAAGGTCTGGGGGAGCCCTCCCAGGACCCCCCGATCGAAGGGCTTCTTGCCCGGGTGCTGGCTCGCGAAGCTCAGGTGGTCCTTGGGATGCCAGTCCTGGGTCGCTACCCGGATCGCAAAGAGCGGCATCAACGCGTTGATGATCGGCACGACCTCCGCGCCCCCCGGGACGGGAAGCTCATCGGCCTCTGAGATGAATCCGTTTTGAACGTCGACGACGACAAGCGCTGAATTCTCGCTCATTCCGCTCTCGCCTCCTCGGTGAGCCTGAGCCTCAGCTCGTGGAGCTTTGGACTCAACGAAACCCGATATCGGTGCGGGTTCATCAAACGAAGGCATCCCTCGGGGAGGCACCGGAGCTCTTTTCCAGCCCGCTTCGCGAGCGCGGGAAGCGCCGCGGGACCGCACGTCCGCGAGCCGCGATCCATCGCCACCGTGCGGAGATCCTCAAGCCGCGTACCGCTCGGAATCGGAGCGTGGCGAAGCGGGTGACTCGGATCGAAAACTTGAGCGCCGGGACCAATCGTCTCTCCCTCCAGCGCGATCACGTCCATTTCGAACCCACCGTCCGGGCGGATCACGCGCCACAAGCGCTTCTTCCCGGGAATGGTGCCCTTCGAAGGATCGCCGCTCACCTTGACTTTGGGTTGGCCTCCGATTTCCACAAGCTTGTAGATGCCGCCGAGCGCCCCGCCCCCTTCCCCGGCTCCGGTCACGAGCCGGGTCCCCACACCGTAGAGATCCACCCGCCCGCCTTCCGAGCGGATGGATTGGATCACGTGCTCGTCCAGCTCGTTCGAGGCGAGGATCTTCACATGGTGAAGCCCCGCTTCGTCGAGGAGCCGCCGCGATTCCCGGCTCAGATAGGCGAGATCTCCCGAATCGAGCCGCACCCCCGACAGCTGGTGCCCATTCGCGGCCAGCTCTCTTGCGACCGTGATCGCGTTCGGGATCCCGCTCCGGAGCGTGTCGTAGGTATCCACGAGCAGCACGCAGGCGTCCGGGAATGCGGTCGCGTACGCGCGAAACGCCTCCAGCTCGCTTGGGAACGACATCACCCAGCTGTGCGCCTGGGTTCCCGCCACGGGAAGACCGAACGCCTTCCCCGCGGCGAGACTACTGGTCGTGAGCACGCCGCCGACCGCGGCGGCGCGTGTCGCCGATATCGCGCCGTCCGGCCCCTGCGCGCGCCTCGTTCCGAACTCCACGACCTTGGCGGGCGCCGCGGCCCGCACCACGCGCGAGGCCTTGGTCGCGATCAGGGTTTGAAAATTGACGATATTCAAGAGCGCGGTTTCAACGACCTGGACTTCCGCCAGCGCCCCTTCCACGGTGAGGATCGGCTCGTGCGGAAAGACCGCCGTCCCCTCGGGCACGGCGGTGACGGTTCCCTTGAAGCGGAGCGACGAGAGATACGCGAGGAAGGGACCGCGGAACAGGCCGATCGACTCGACGTAGTCCAGATCGTCTTCGCGGAACTTCAACGATTGCAGGAATTCGAGCGCCGGGTCCAGACCGGCCATCACCGCGTATCCGCCCTGGAACGGGAGCTCGCGGAAGAACAGATCGAATGTCGCGGGAAGCTGGTGCATGTCTTGCTCGAAATATCCCGCGAGCATCGTCAGCTCGTAGAGATCCGTCAGCAGGGCGGGCGGCGCCACGGCGTCTCCCCCTCGGGGGTCAGAAACGGAATAGGGCCGCGATCGGTCCCGAACCGGGCATCGAAGCGCGCGGGACCACGTACACTTCTCCGCCACGTCGGAGCGATTCTTCGGCGACGTCGTCCAGCACGTCGGCGTCGTCCGCGTCCATCTGCCGCTGGTGAATCTGGATCGATCCCGTCTTGCGGTCGAGAAGCCCCCACACCGATTCCTCTTCGGCAACCAAGAGGCACTGCACGCGCCCGGTCACCGCGGCCGCGGCGATCTCCTCGAGCCGCTCCGACGCGCGGCCCGTTCCGACCCGCTCGCGGTACCGCGCCACCCAGGTATCGATACGGCTTTGAAACACCCGGCTCACGAGCGGCCACGCTTCCGCGTGGATCTCGTCGGGGTTCGCGCGCTCGTAGTTTCCCTCGAGCCCGACCTCGAGAAGGTCGGGGTAGCGGTTCACCTGCCTGTAGATCGGGTGGTAGTACTTGACGGCAGCGATCAGGAGCGGCACCCGCTCGTCGCGGAGATAC
Encoded here:
- a CDS encoding nicotinate phosphoribosyltransferase, producing MAPPALLTDLYELTMLAGYFEQDMHQLPATFDLFFRELPFQGGYAVMAGLDPALEFLQSLKFREDDLDYVESIGLFRGPFLAYLSSLRFKGTVTAVPEGTAVFPHEPILTVEGALAEVQVVETALLNIVNFQTLIATKASRVVRAAAPAKVVEFGTRRAQGPDGAISATRAAAVGGVLTTSSLAAGKAFGLPVAGTQAHSWVMSFPSELEAFRAYATAFPDACVLLVDTYDTLRSGIPNAITVARELAANGHQLSGVRLDSGDLAYLSRESRRLLDEAGLHHVKILASNELDEHVIQSIRSEGGRVDLYGVGTRLVTGAGEGGGALGGIYKLVEIGGQPKVKVSGDPSKGTIPGKKRLWRVIRPDGGFEMDVIALEGETIGPGAQVFDPSHPLRHAPIPSGTRLEDLRTVAMDRGSRTCGPAALPALAKRAGKELRCLPEGCLRLMNPHRYRVSLSPKLHELRLRLTEEARAE